The stretch of DNA ATGTATGAAAGGTTACACTTTTAGTGAGATAGTTTTTCTTATAAAACTAACAACATTCTCCTACTAATCAAAACTTTACAAAAAGTTTTTTAAGTTAATAGTATAAATTTTTCGAGCGAGCCTCATCCTAGTAATGTTACTAGGAATTATGCATAAATGTGCTAGTTTTTACGTGTAGCTGGGAGGTAGACAAATGAAGAGTAGAACAAAAACAATAATCTTATGGACTATATTATCATTAGCAATCATTTATCTTATTTCAGAACTATTCACGAATACAAGAGGACTGCTAACACAATTATTAATAATAGTTGGAGCTGCAACTGTCTTTTATTTAGTGTTCCGTCATTTTATCGCTGGTAGGATAGGCGGCGGAGCAAATGGTTCTAAATATAAAAAAGCGGTGAAGCAATCAAAAAAGAAATACCAAGCGAAGCCTGCACCTTCTACATTTAATATGAAAGATCGTGCAGCAGTAAAGTCGAAACCGCAAAAAGCAACGAAACCAAAAAGAAAAACAGCCACTCACCTTACTGTCATTGAAGGAAAAAAAGGCAAAAAGAAAAATCGAGCATTTTTTTAAGCTCGATTTTTTTGTTTGCTATTTTTTTGCAAAAAGTAGTGACAATCCTGTCGCCCTCTCTCATCTACCTTAATAACACCACTTTCTTAAAAACATTTCCGTTCGTATACGACCTAGTTCTACTAACGATTTTTTTCTATCCTCCGTCATTTCAAATTCAGTTGTCATTACATGCTGTGTTGGTATAAAGATTATATTTTTTTCGTGACGTCTAGAAATATATCGAGCATCATGAGCATCTTTCATCGTTTCAAACAAAGCTCCAAACATCGTAATTGCATTGTTTATCGTCTTTACTGGAACACCCTCCAGATTTGAACTTAATCGTATACCTAATGCAGGTCTTACCTTTTGTACATTATCCTTATCAAATAGCCATAAGGGAAAATTACTTAGTACTCCACC from Sutcliffiella cohnii encodes:
- a CDS encoding SA1362 family protein, whose protein sequence is MKSRTKTIILWTILSLAIIYLISELFTNTRGLLTQLLIIVGAATVFYLVFRHFIAGRIGGGANGSKYKKAVKQSKKKYQAKPAPSTFNMKDRAAVKSKPQKATKPKRKTATHLTVIEGKKGKKKNRAFF